The Desmonostoc muscorum LEGE 12446 genome includes a region encoding these proteins:
- the rpoB gene encoding DNA-directed RNA polymerase subunit beta has product MTKETYMEPAFLLPDLIEIQRSSFRWFLEEGLIEELNSFSPITDYTGKLELHFLGHNYKLKEPKYSVEEAKRRDSTYAVQMYVPTRLINKETGEIKEQEVFIGDLPLMTDRGTFIINGAERVIVNQIVRSPGVYYKSEIDKNGRRTYSASLIPNRGAWLKFETDRNDLVWVRIDKTRKLSAQVLLKALGLSDNEIFDALRHPEYFQKTIEKEGQFSEEEALMELYRKLRPGEPPTVLGGQQLLDSRFFDPKRYDLGRVGRYKLNKKLRLSVPDTMRVLTSSDILAAVDYLINLEYDIGNIDDIDHLGNRRVRSVGELLQNQVRVGLNRLERIIRERMTVSDAEVLTPASLVNPKPLVAAIKEFFGSSQLSQFMDQTNPLAELTHKRRLSALGPGGLTRERAGFAVRDIHPSHYGRICPIETPEGPNAGLIGSLATHARVNQYGFLETPFRPVENGRVRFDLPPAYMTADEEDDLRVAPGDIPVDETGHIIGPQVPVRYRQEFSTTTPEQVDYVAVSPVQIVSVATSMIPFLEHDDANRALMGSNMQRQAVPLLKPERPLVGTGLEAQGARDSGMVIVSRTDGDVTYVDATEIRVRPKPNTSEIRYLLSKYQRSNQDTCLNQKPLVRIGEKVVAGQVLADGSSTEGGELALGQNIVVAYMPWEGYNYEDAILISERLVQDDIYTSIHIEKYEIEARQTKLGPEEITREIPNVGEDALRQLDEQGIIRIGAWVEAGDILVGKVTPKGESDQPPEEKLLRAIFGEKARDVRDNSLRVPNGEKGRVVDVRLFTREQGDELPPGANMVVRVYVAQKRKIQVGDKMAGRHGNKGIISRILPAEDMPYLPDGSPVDIVLNPLGVPSRMNVGQVFECLLGWAGHTLGVRFKITPFDEMYGEESSRRIVHGKLQEARDETSKDWVYNPDDPGKIMVFDGRTGEPFDRPITIGVAYMLKLVHLVDDKIHARSTGPYSLVTQQPLGGKAQQGGQRFGEMEVWALEAFGAAYTLQELLTVKSDDMQGRNEALNAIVKGKAIPRPGTPESFKVLMRELQSLGLDIAVHKVETQADGSSLDVEVDLMADQSARRTPPRPTYESLSRESLEDDE; this is encoded by the coding sequence ATGACTAAAGAAACATATATGGAACCCGCCTTTCTATTGCCCGACTTGATTGAAATCCAGCGTTCAAGCTTTCGCTGGTTTTTGGAAGAAGGGCTGATAGAAGAACTGAACTCCTTTAGTCCGATCACAGATTACACGGGCAAACTAGAACTGCACTTTTTGGGTCACAACTACAAACTCAAAGAGCCAAAGTATAGCGTCGAAGAAGCCAAAAGGCGGGATAGTACCTATGCTGTCCAAATGTATGTTCCCACACGCTTGATAAATAAGGAAACCGGGGAAATCAAAGAGCAAGAGGTATTCATTGGAGACTTGCCTTTGATGACCGATCGCGGCACCTTTATTATCAACGGAGCCGAGCGGGTGATTGTCAACCAAATAGTGCGATCGCCAGGAGTTTACTACAAATCAGAAATCGATAAAAACGGGCGGCGTACTTATTCTGCTAGCTTAATTCCCAACCGGGGGGCATGGCTGAAATTTGAAACAGACCGTAATGATTTGGTGTGGGTACGCATCGACAAAACCCGCAAACTCTCGGCCCAGGTACTATTAAAAGCTTTAGGCTTATCAGACAACGAAATCTTTGACGCCTTACGTCACCCAGAATATTTCCAAAAAACCATTGAAAAAGAAGGGCAATTTTCCGAAGAAGAAGCCCTGATGGAGTTATATCGCAAACTGCGTCCTGGTGAACCACCAACAGTTTTAGGCGGACAACAGCTCCTAGACTCCCGTTTCTTTGACCCGAAACGTTATGACTTGGGTCGCGTTGGGCGGTACAAGCTCAACAAGAAATTGCGCCTTTCTGTCCCCGACACCATGCGCGTGCTGACCTCCAGCGATATTTTGGCAGCGGTGGATTACCTAATAAATCTAGAGTATGACATCGGCAACATCGATGACATTGACCACTTAGGTAACCGTCGCGTCAGAAGCGTCGGTGAATTGCTGCAAAACCAAGTACGGGTAGGCTTAAACCGCCTAGAGAGAATTATTCGAGAACGGATGACTGTATCCGATGCCGAAGTACTCACCCCTGCTTCCTTAGTGAACCCCAAACCACTGGTAGCAGCCATTAAAGAATTCTTTGGTTCTAGCCAATTAAGTCAGTTCATGGATCAAACCAATCCCTTAGCAGAACTGACTCACAAACGCCGCTTGAGTGCCCTTGGTCCTGGTGGTTTAACCCGCGAACGTGCAGGGTTTGCCGTGCGGGATATTCACCCTAGTCACTACGGACGTATTTGCCCCATTGAGACACCAGAAGGTCCTAATGCTGGGTTGATTGGCTCCTTGGCAACCCATGCACGGGTGAACCAATACGGCTTCTTAGAAACCCCATTTAGACCTGTGGAAAATGGGCGGGTGAGATTTGACTTGCCGCCAGCCTACATGACAGCCGACGAAGAAGACGACCTGCGGGTTGCTCCTGGAGATATTCCTGTAGATGAAACAGGACACATTATTGGACCCCAAGTGCCAGTACGCTATCGTCAGGAATTCTCCACCACAACGCCAGAGCAAGTGGACTACGTAGCGGTGTCTCCAGTACAAATTGTGTCGGTAGCTACCAGCATGATTCCCTTCTTGGAGCATGATGACGCTAACCGAGCGCTGATGGGGTCAAACATGCAACGGCAAGCAGTACCTCTGCTGAAGCCAGAGCGGCCATTGGTAGGCACTGGTTTGGAAGCCCAAGGAGCAAGAGACTCCGGGATGGTAATTGTATCACGTACTGATGGCGATGTCACCTATGTTGACGCCACAGAAATTCGCGTGCGTCCAAAACCCAATACCTCAGAAATTAGATACTTACTTTCTAAGTATCAACGCTCAAACCAAGATACTTGTTTGAACCAAAAGCCCCTCGTCCGCATCGGCGAAAAAGTAGTGGCAGGTCAGGTACTAGCTGATGGCTCCTCCACCGAAGGCGGTGAATTGGCACTAGGACAAAATATCGTCGTTGCTTACATGCCTTGGGAAGGCTACAACTACGAAGACGCAATTTTAATTTCTGAGCGACTGGTGCAGGATGATATCTACACCTCAATTCACATTGAAAAATATGAAATTGAGGCTAGGCAGACGAAACTGGGACCAGAAGAAATCACCAGAGAAATTCCCAACGTTGGGGAAGACGCCTTGCGTCAGTTAGATGAGCAAGGAATCATCCGCATTGGGGCATGGGTAGAAGCTGGGGATATCTTGGTGGGCAAAGTCACACCAAAAGGTGAATCTGACCAACCACCAGAAGAAAAACTCTTGCGTGCCATTTTCGGTGAAAAAGCGCGGGATGTGCGAGACAATTCCCTGCGAGTACCCAACGGTGAAAAAGGGCGCGTAGTTGACGTGCGCTTATTTACCCGCGAACAAGGCGATGAATTGCCACCGGGAGCCAATATGGTAGTCCGGGTTTATGTCGCCCAAAAACGCAAAATCCAAGTTGGTGACAAAATGGCAGGACGCCACGGCAATAAAGGGATTATTTCCCGGATATTGCCAGCGGAAGATATGCCTTATTTACCCGATGGTTCACCAGTGGACATTGTACTTAACCCCTTGGGCGTACCTAGCCGGATGAACGTCGGACAAGTATTTGAATGTCTCTTGGGTTGGGCTGGTCATACTTTGGGAGTGCGATTTAAGATTACTCCCTTTGACGAAATGTATGGTGAAGAATCATCCCGGAGAATCGTGCATGGCAAATTGCAAGAAGCACGGGATGAAACCAGCAAAGATTGGGTATATAACCCAGATGACCCAGGTAAAATCATGGTGTTTGATGGTCGCACAGGCGAACCCTTTGACCGACCAATTACCATCGGTGTGGCTTACATGCTGAAGCTGGTGCATTTGGTAGACGATAAGATTCACGCCCGTTCCACAGGACCCTACTCACTGGTGACCCAGCAACCCTTGGGTGGTAAAGCCCAACAAGGTGGTCAGCGGTTTGGGGAAATGGAAGTGTGGGCATTGGAAGCCTTTGGTGCAGCTTACACCTTACAGGAATTGCTGACAGTGAAATCCGACGATATGCAAGGACGGAATGAAGCATTAAATGCGATCGTTAAAGGTAAGGCAATTCCCAGACCTGGAACACCAGAGTCCTTTAAGGTGTTAATGCGCGAACTACAATCATTGGGGTTAGACATTGCCGTACACAAGGTAGAAACCCAAGCAGACGGTAGTTCCTTAGATGTGGAAGTCGATTTAATGGCAGACCAATCAGCCCGCCGTACACCTCCCAGACCAACATACGAATCTCTTTCCCGCGAATCGCTGGAAGACGACGAATAA
- a CDS encoding DNA-directed RNA polymerase subunit gamma, with translation MRPAQTNQFDYVKIGLASPERIRQWGERTLPNGQVVGEVTKPETINYRTLKPEMDGLFCERIFGPAKDWECHCGKYKRVRHRGIVCERCGVEVTESRVRRHRMGYIKLAAPVAHVWYLKGIPSYISILLDMPLRDVEQIVYFNSYVVLSPGNAETLTYKQLLSEDQWLEIEDQIYSEDSQLQGVEVGIGAEALLRLLADINLEQEAESLREEIGNAKGQKRAKLIKRLRVIDNFIATGSKPEWMVMAVIPVIPPDLRPMVQLDGGRFATSDLNDLYRRVINRNNRLARLQEILAPEIIVRNEKRMLQEAVDALIDNGRRGRTVVGANNRPLKSLSDIIEGKQGRFRQNLLGKRVDYSGRSVIVVGPKLKIHQCGLPREMAIELFQPFVINRLIRSGMVNNIKAAKKLISRNDPSVWDVLEEVIEGHPVLLNRAPTLHRLGIQSFEPILVEGRAIQLHPLVCPAFNADFDGDQMAVHVPLSLESQAEARLLMLASNNILSPATGKPIITPSQDMVLGAYYLTAENPGATKGAGKYFASLDDVIMAFQQEQIDLHAYIFVRFDGEMESDQPDTEPLEVIENEDGSRTLKYKFRRVREDAKGNLLSQYIRTTPGRVIYNKAIQEALAS, from the coding sequence ATGAGACCTGCCCAAACTAATCAGTTTGACTACGTAAAAATCGGCTTAGCTTCCCCTGAACGCATTCGCCAGTGGGGCGAGAGAACTTTGCCCAATGGTCAGGTAGTCGGTGAAGTCACCAAGCCAGAAACGATTAATTACCGGACTCTCAAGCCAGAGATGGATGGCTTATTCTGTGAGCGCATCTTCGGACCTGCGAAAGATTGGGAATGCCATTGTGGCAAGTATAAAAGAGTCCGTCACAGAGGTATTGTCTGTGAGCGCTGTGGGGTAGAAGTTACCGAGTCACGGGTGCGTCGTCACCGTATGGGCTATATCAAACTTGCCGCACCAGTAGCTCACGTTTGGTATCTCAAAGGCATTCCTAGCTATATTTCCATCCTGCTGGATATGCCCTTGCGGGATGTTGAACAGATTGTCTATTTCAACTCTTATGTTGTCTTAAGTCCAGGCAATGCCGAAACTTTAACTTACAAACAGCTACTGAGTGAAGACCAGTGGCTGGAAATTGAAGACCAAATTTATAGTGAAGATTCTCAGCTACAGGGCGTAGAGGTAGGCATTGGTGCCGAAGCACTGCTACGCTTGCTTGCGGATATCAATTTAGAGCAAGAAGCTGAAAGCCTGCGGGAAGAAATTGGCAACGCTAAGGGACAAAAGCGGGCCAAATTAATTAAACGACTGCGGGTAATTGACAACTTCATCGCTACTGGTTCTAAACCAGAGTGGATGGTCATGGCAGTTATTCCCGTGATTCCACCCGACTTGCGCCCAATGGTGCAGCTAGATGGCGGACGGTTTGCCACCAGCGATTTGAATGATTTGTATCGGCGGGTAATTAATCGAAATAATCGTTTGGCACGGCTGCAAGAAATTTTGGCGCCAGAGATTATTGTGCGGAACGAAAAGCGGATGCTGCAAGAAGCAGTGGATGCTTTGATTGATAATGGTCGCCGTGGACGGACTGTGGTGGGGGCAAATAACCGACCCCTGAAATCTTTGTCCGACATTATTGAAGGTAAGCAAGGACGTTTTAGACAAAACTTGTTAGGTAAACGAGTTGACTACTCTGGACGTTCGGTAATTGTGGTCGGACCAAAGCTGAAAATTCACCAGTGCGGTTTGCCTAGAGAAATGGCAATTGAGCTATTTCAACCATTTGTGATTAACCGCCTCATTCGCAGTGGCATGGTAAATAACATCAAAGCTGCGAAAAAGCTGATATCGCGTAATGACCCTAGTGTTTGGGATGTGCTGGAAGAAGTCATTGAAGGACACCCAGTGCTACTTAACCGGGCACCGACGTTGCACCGTTTGGGTATTCAGTCTTTTGAACCAATCTTGGTAGAAGGGAGAGCAATTCAACTGCATCCTTTGGTGTGTCCAGCATTTAACGCCGACTTTGATGGCGACCAAATGGCGGTACACGTGCCGCTGTCGTTAGAAAGTCAGGCTGAGGCGCGGTTGTTGATGTTGGCTTCTAACAATATTTTGTCACCAGCCACAGGCAAACCCATTATCACGCCTAGCCAAGATATGGTATTGGGAGCATATTACTTAACAGCAGAAAATCCCGGTGCTACCAAAGGCGCAGGCAAGTACTTTGCTTCCTTAGATGACGTAATTATGGCTTTCCAGCAAGAGCAAATCGACTTGCACGCCTATATTTTTGTGCGGTTTGACGGTGAAATGGAATCAGACCAGCCGGATACAGAACCCCTGGAAGTTATAGAAAACGAGGATGGCAGCCGGACATTAAAGTATAAGTTCCGCCGAGTCAGAGAAGACGCTAAGGGAAATCTCCTTTCACAGTATATACGTACAACACCTGGTCGGGTTATTTACAATAAAGCGATTCAGGAAGCACTAGCAAGTTAG
- a CDS encoding DNA-directed RNA polymerase subunit beta'': protein MTEKMIFRNRVVDKGQLRNLISWAFTHYGTARTAVMADKLKDLGFRYATKAGVSISVDDLMVPPTKRSLLEAAEEEIRATEARYQRGEITEVERFQKVIDTWNGTSEALKDEVVVHFKKTNPLNSVYMMAFSGARGNISQVRQLVGMRGLMADPQGEIIDLPIKTNFREGLTVTEYIISSYGARKGLVDTALRTADSGYLTRRLVDVSQDVIIREFDCGTTRGIPIRPMTEGAKTLIPLANRLMGRVIGEDVVHPTTKEVIATRNTPISDDLAKIIGKSGVGEVVVRSPLTCEAARSVCQHCYGWSLAHAKMVDLGEAVGIIAAQSIGEPGTQLTMRTFHTGGVFTGEVAQQVRSKIDGTVKIPRKLRTRQYRTRHGEDALYVEANGILILEPKKEGDATPANQEVQLTQGSTLYVFDGNQVKQGQLLAEVALGGRTTRTNTEKAVKDVASDLAGEVQFAEVVPEQKTDRQGNTTTTAARGGLIWILSGEVYNLPPGAELVVTNGDAIASNGVLAETKLTTLHGGVVRLPEATPGKSTREIEIITASVVLDQATVTVQSSQGRNNYLVSTGNNQVFNLRATPGTKVQNGQVVAELIDDRYRTNTGGFLKFAGVEVQKKGKAKLGYEVVQGGTLLWIPEETHEVNKDISLLLVEDGQFVEAGTEVVKDIFCQNSGVIEVTQKNDILREVVVKPGELLMVDDPEAVMGRDNTFIQPGEEFQGSVATELRYIQYVETPEGPALLSRPVVEFAVPNNPDVPSTTSVSQQTGRSIELRAVQRLPYKDSERVKSVEGVELLRTQLVLEIEQEGEQDHNASPLAADIELVQDTEDEEVQRLQLVILESLVIRRDITADATQGSTQTTLEVQDGLSIAPGSVVARTQILSKEGGIVRGVQKGTENVRRCLVLRDTDMMTVNTSTQPKVKAGDLLVAGTEVAAGVFADESGQVMNVKKLTSAESKALNEDNAQDSALSTQNYALTIRVGRPYRVSPGAVLQIEDGDLVQRGDNLVLLVFERAKTGDIIQGLPRIEELLEARKPKEACILCRRAGEIKVVYGDGDEAIAIKVVESNGVVTDYPLGPGQNLIVPDGSHVLAGQPLTDGPSNPHEILEIFFSLGSEDGIYACASHALQKVQTFLVNEVQMVYQSQGIDISDKHIEVIVRQMTNKVRIDDGGDTTMLPGELVELRQVEQVNEAMSITGGAKAQYTPVLLGITKASLNTDSFISAASFQETTRVLTEAAIEGKSDWLRGLKENVIIGRLIPAGTGYNTYEETSAIDDYATDITSSVLDEVDDPLDMVLDDRTARTYNLDSPTLGEPSYGNRRAERSILDEDDDLIADEVADEEDYEEDDDDDDDDFDDE, encoded by the coding sequence ATGACTGAAAAAATGATTTTTCGCAATCGGGTGGTGGATAAAGGTCAACTGAGAAATTTGATTTCTTGGGCCTTTACGCATTATGGTACGGCGCGAACCGCAGTGATGGCGGACAAACTGAAAGATTTAGGTTTTCGCTACGCCACTAAAGCAGGGGTTTCCATTAGTGTAGATGACTTGATGGTGCCTCCAACTAAGCGATCGCTCCTAGAAGCAGCCGAAGAAGAAATTCGCGCCACCGAAGCCCGTTATCAACGTGGTGAAATCACTGAAGTAGAACGCTTTCAAAAGGTAATTGATACTTGGAACGGTACCAGTGAAGCCCTCAAAGATGAAGTAGTTGTTCACTTCAAAAAGACCAACCCCCTCAACTCCGTATACATGATGGCATTCTCCGGGGCACGGGGTAACATCTCCCAAGTCCGCCAATTGGTAGGTATGCGGGGACTGATGGCAGACCCCCAAGGGGAAATTATCGACTTGCCCATCAAAACCAACTTCCGCGAAGGGCTGACGGTGACGGAATACATTATTTCGTCTTACGGTGCCAGAAAAGGATTGGTAGATACCGCCTTACGGACGGCTGACTCTGGTTATCTCACCCGGCGTTTGGTGGACGTATCCCAGGACGTGATTATTCGGGAATTTGACTGCGGCACCACCAGAGGTATTCCCATTCGGCCAATGACAGAAGGTGCCAAAACTTTGATTCCTCTGGCAAATCGCTTGATGGGACGGGTAATTGGCGAGGATGTTGTGCATCCAACGACAAAAGAAGTGATTGCAACACGCAACACCCCAATTTCTGATGACTTGGCCAAGATAATTGGCAAATCTGGGGTAGGAGAAGTTGTAGTCCGGAGTCCCCTAACTTGTGAAGCTGCACGTTCTGTCTGTCAACATTGCTACGGCTGGAGTTTAGCCCACGCCAAGATGGTGGACTTGGGGGAAGCTGTGGGGATCATTGCTGCCCAAAGTATCGGCGAACCAGGCACCCAGCTAACCATGCGGACATTCCACACAGGTGGTGTGTTTACCGGGGAAGTGGCACAACAAGTCCGTTCTAAAATTGATGGGACTGTGAAAATTCCCCGGAAATTGCGGACAAGACAATATCGTACCCGCCACGGTGAAGATGCCTTGTATGTTGAGGCCAATGGCATCCTAATTTTAGAGCCAAAAAAAGAAGGTGATGCCACACCAGCTAACCAAGAGGTGCAGCTGACTCAAGGTTCTACATTATATGTATTTGATGGCAATCAAGTAAAACAAGGTCAGTTGTTGGCAGAAGTCGCCCTTGGTGGACGCACAACTCGGACTAATACTGAAAAAGCCGTTAAAGATGTGGCTTCTGACTTGGCAGGGGAAGTGCAATTTGCCGAAGTCGTCCCAGAACAAAAAACTGACCGTCAAGGCAACACCACAACCACAGCCGCACGGGGTGGTTTGATTTGGATTTTGTCTGGTGAAGTTTACAACTTGCCGCCTGGTGCCGAATTGGTGGTAACAAATGGTGACGCGATCGCTTCTAATGGAGTATTAGCAGAAACCAAATTAACTACTCTGCACGGCGGTGTGGTGCGCTTGCCTGAAGCTACCCCAGGGAAGAGTACCAGGGAAATTGAGATTATCACTGCTTCTGTAGTTTTAGACCAGGCAACGGTAACAGTCCAAAGTTCCCAAGGTCGCAATAACTACCTAGTCTCCACTGGCAATAATCAGGTATTTAACCTCCGCGCTACACCAGGCACAAAAGTGCAAAATGGTCAAGTGGTAGCCGAGTTAATTGATGACCGCTATCGCACAAACACTGGTGGATTCCTAAAATTCGCGGGCGTTGAAGTCCAGAAAAAAGGCAAAGCCAAACTGGGTTATGAAGTTGTCCAAGGCGGTACACTGTTGTGGATTCCCGAAGAAACCCACGAAGTCAATAAAGATATCTCCTTGCTGCTGGTAGAAGACGGTCAGTTTGTGGAAGCTGGCACCGAAGTTGTGAAGGATATCTTCTGCCAAAACAGCGGTGTAATTGAAGTTACCCAGAAAAACGACATCCTGCGGGAAGTGGTGGTGAAGCCAGGAGAACTGCTGATGGTGGACGATCCTGAAGCAGTCATGGGACGAGATAATACCTTCATCCAACCAGGTGAAGAATTTCAAGGCAGTGTCGCTACGGAATTACGCTATATCCAGTATGTAGAGACGCCAGAAGGCCCTGCCCTGTTAAGTCGTCCAGTAGTCGAGTTTGCTGTACCGAACAATCCCGACGTGCCATCAACCACATCGGTAAGTCAACAAACTGGGCGTTCCATCGAGTTACGCGCAGTGCAGCGCTTGCCTTACAAAGATTCCGAACGGGTAAAATCCGTGGAAGGTGTGGAATTGCTGCGAACCCAGCTAGTACTGGAAATTGAGCAAGAAGGCGAACAAGATCACAACGCCTCCCCCCTAGCAGCAGATATTGAATTGGTACAGGATACCGAAGACGAGGAAGTTCAGCGCTTGCAGCTCGTGATTTTGGAGTCCTTGGTAATTCGTCGAGACATTACTGCTGATGCTACCCAAGGTAGTACCCAGACAACACTGGAAGTACAAGATGGACTAAGCATCGCCCCAGGTTCCGTGGTCGCACGTACCCAAATCTTGTCTAAAGAAGGGGGGATAGTGCGGGGTGTGCAAAAGGGAACCGAAAATGTACGTCGATGTTTAGTGTTGCGTGACACTGACATGATGACGGTAAATACCAGTACCCAGCCAAAAGTAAAAGCCGGTGACTTGCTTGTAGCAGGTACAGAAGTTGCTGCTGGAGTTTTTGCTGACGAATCTGGGCAAGTAATGAATGTCAAAAAATTAACGAGCGCTGAATCCAAAGCGCTGAACGAAGACAATGCTCAGGATTCAGCCCTCAGCACTCAGAACTACGCTCTTACTATCCGCGTCGGTCGTCCTTACCGAGTCAGTCCTGGCGCCGTCTTGCAAATAGAAGACGGTGATTTGGTGCAACGGGGTGATAACTTGGTGTTGTTAGTATTTGAACGTGCCAAAACCGGAGACATTATTCAAGGTTTGCCCCGGATTGAAGAATTGCTCGAAGCTCGTAAACCTAAAGAAGCCTGTATTTTATGTCGGCGGGCGGGAGAAATCAAGGTAGTTTACGGTGATGGTGATGAAGCGATCGCCATTAAGGTCGTAGAATCAAATGGCGTAGTCACAGATTATCCTCTAGGTCCCGGACAAAATTTAATTGTCCCAGATGGTTCTCATGTGTTAGCGGGACAACCGTTGACCGATGGTCCATCGAACCCCCATGAAATTTTGGAAATCTTCTTTAGCTTGGGTTCCGAAGACGGAATTTATGCTTGTGCTAGCCATGCTTTGCAGAAGGTACAGACTTTCTTGGTGAATGAAGTGCAAATGGTATATCAGTCTCAAGGGATTGATATTTCCGATAAGCACATTGAAGTGATTGTGCGCCAGATGACCAACAAAGTCCGGATTGATGATGGTGGTGACACCACAATGCTTCCCGGCGAATTGGTAGAACTGCGCCAAGTTGAGCAGGTGAACGAAGCAATGTCAATTACAGGCGGTGCAAAGGCACAGTACACCCCAGTATTGTTGGGTATCACCAAAGCATCCTTGAACACCGACAGCTTTATTTCTGCCGCATCCTTCCAAGAGACGACACGGGTACTTACCGAAGCAGCTATTGAAGGCAAATCTGACTGGCTGCGGGGATTAAAAGAAAACGTGATTATCGGGCGATTGATTCCGGCTGGTACTGGTTACAATACTTATGAAGAAACCAGTGCGATCGATGACTATGCTACTGATATTACTAGTAGTGTCTTAGATGAAGTTGACGATCCTCTCGATATGGTCTTAGATGACCGCACAGCTCGCACCTATAATTTAGATTCTCCGACTCTTGGAGAGCCTAGCTATGGAAACAGACGTGCAGAAAGGTCAATTTTAGATGAGGACGATGACTTAATCGCCGATGAAGTCGCAGACGAAGAAGATTACGAAGAAGACGACGATGACGACGATGACGATTTCGACGATGAGTAA
- a CDS encoding WD40 repeat domain-containing protein has protein sequence MKAENPDISDETILCEICDLIVVLNKLLAAFLADLYYLIEVDPYYEPQLFQMDLGLPLEAATSFIQPYLDLLKQIQQQQLQAHEREIKMLQQAQVWKCVNTFTGFYDSLYSIEISPDGQTLLGISQYYEIEVPKKQYSYYNSFTKIDYENHTFGCITKMWNLNNEKLIRAFPYNFDGFSPEGKLLFKLDKYGKINIWNPGNGKLLYQLSEEFYAFSTDGKLLITDLYNTVKIYNSQTGSLLFNSSEKIANYSYWKEKPINISLNSKLLAAGCEDKTIKIWDIFTGELLFTLPEHSSSIHCVTFSPDGELLASSDDSSIHILNFKLQKLVHSISQEDVFGLTFNPDGQILVSSYRYRNSLCLWSPHTGENLKSFSFPAKMIFDKRHRMRTFDISSLTDRGTGRPDTNYYIKPSTIAFNDSIVICEDTDNVLHLWNLETGEKLPSRSKDSILIPDKQTLCTIIEDETTGICDLQIRNRDTGKLLQTLPGHSGGIKQVVFSNDGQTMVSLGGDLTLKVWKHEPEELLEADNNRDYHEDNLDRNDYSCD, from the coding sequence TTGAAAGCCGAAAATCCCGACATCAGTGATGAAACAATTCTTTGTGAAATTTGCGATTTAATTGTTGTTTTAAATAAGCTGCTGGCAGCATTTCTCGCAGATTTATATTACTTGATTGAAGTAGACCCTTATTATGAACCCCAGTTATTTCAGATGGATTTGGGATTGCCGTTAGAAGCAGCCACATCCTTTATTCAACCCTATTTAGACCTCCTAAAACAGATACAACAGCAGCAACTTCAAGCCCATGAAAGGGAAATTAAAATGCTTCAACAAGCTCAGGTTTGGAAGTGTGTAAATACTTTTACTGGATTTTATGATTCTTTATACTCAATTGAAATTAGTCCTGATGGACAAACCTTACTTGGCATAAGCCAATATTATGAAATTGAAGTACCAAAAAAACAATATTCGTACTACAATTCATTCACTAAAATTGATTATGAAAACCATACTTTTGGTTGTATAACTAAAATGTGGAATTTAAATAATGAGAAATTAATTCGTGCTTTTCCTTATAATTTTGATGGATTTAGTCCCGAGGGAAAACTGCTTTTTAAACTGGATAAATATGGAAAAATTAACATTTGGAACCCTGGGAATGGAAAATTATTGTATCAGCTATCAGAAGAATTTTATGCCTTTAGCACTGACGGAAAACTACTGATTACTGATTTATACAATACAGTTAAAATTTATAATTCTCAAACAGGAAGCTTGCTATTCAATTCTTCTGAAAAGATAGCTAATTATTCTTATTGGAAAGAGAAGCCAATTAACATTAGTCTGAATAGTAAATTGCTTGCTGCTGGTTGTGAAGACAAAACAATTAAAATTTGGGATATTTTCACTGGTGAATTACTTTTTACTCTTCCCGAACATTCATCCTCAATTCATTGTGTAACTTTTAGTCCTGATGGTGAATTACTTGCTAGTAGCGACGATAGTAGTATCCATATTTTGAATTTTAAGCTACAGAAACTTGTGCATTCAATTTCTCAGGAAGATGTTTTTGGACTTACTTTTAATCCAGATGGACAGATACTCGTGAGTTCATATCGTTATAGAAACTCTCTGTGTTTGTGGAGTCCTCATACTGGAGAAAACCTCAAATCATTCTCTTTTCCTGCAAAAATGATTTTTGATAAACGACATCGAATGAGGACTTTTGATATAAGTTCATTGACAGATAGAGGTACAGGTAGACCTGACACGAATTATTATATTAAACCCTCCACTATCGCCTTTAATGATAGTATAGTTATTTGTGAAGATACAGATAACGTGCTTCACTTATGGAATCTTGAGACAGGAGAAAAGCTTCCGTCCCGTTCAAAAGATTCAATTCTAATTCCTGATAAACAGACCCTCTGTACAATCATTGAAGATGAAACCACAGGTATTTGCGATCTCCAAATTCGGAATCGAGACACAGGGAAACTGCTTCAAACACTCCCTGGTCACTCAGGCGGAATTAAGCAGGTTGTCTTCAGTAATGATGGTCAAACAATGGTAAGCCTTGGTGGAGATTTGACCCTTAAAGTGTGGAAACATGAACCAGAAGAACTGCTAGAAGCAGATAACAATAGGGATTACCACGAAGACAATCTCGATCGCAACGACTATAGCTGTGATTAG